From a single Nostoc edaphicum CCNP1411 genomic region:
- a CDS encoding adenylate/guanylate cyclase domain-containing protein yields MTELTLRLQEGDTETTIAVDQDIFTIGRLPECNLYLPFAGVSRNHARLVKTADGVWTIEDLGSKNGTQVNKYLVNFPQELHHGDIIWLGNVSLVVLLTSPVFQPTPEYLGTSDNNEQRTILHNVEQLQQQWIAADSKDGNINNKDKTIARLKDLVDIAKNLCAAASIEEIFSQVQQVVFRYLDSIDRLALLIDVNGCGQLELVNAATRNASQQKNLASDGSWISRSICQKVFEEKVVIQTADTHQDERFASEQSILVKGIRSAMAVPLWDENKVVGVLYADANLSSYHWANEGEEELSFFSALANLVASSVQRWLLVEKLKTEEMIRHRLERYHSPAVVQQLISVGGLPGGRLAPAESEISILFADLVGFTAISERLTPTAIAKLLNNLFEEMLKEVFTCGGTLDKYIGDCIMAFFGAPEPQLDHADRAVTAAKGMLTRLEHLNANGFWHEPLQLRIAINSGKAVVGDVGSSQRVDYTALGATINLAARMEAVCPPSECVISEATHKMLSQPSDFQEMGDYRFKGIDRLVKVYQTNLQPVPTMIGH; encoded by the coding sequence ATGACTGAACTCACGTTACGCCTACAAGAGGGAGATACCGAGACAACGATCGCAGTTGACCAAGATATATTTACAATTGGTCGTTTGCCGGAATGTAACTTGTACTTACCTTTTGCTGGAGTATCCCGCAACCATGCTCGCCTGGTGAAAACGGCTGACGGTGTGTGGACTATTGAGGATCTGGGCAGCAAAAACGGGACGCAAGTCAATAAATATCTTGTTAACTTTCCCCAAGAGTTACATCACGGCGATATCATTTGGCTGGGCAATGTTAGCCTGGTAGTGCTGCTGACAAGCCCTGTTTTTCAACCGACGCCTGAATATCTCGGAACATCGGATAATAATGAGCAAAGAACAATTCTTCACAATGTTGAACAATTACAACAGCAATGGATCGCCGCTGATAGCAAAGATGGCAACATCAACAATAAAGACAAAACTATTGCCCGTCTCAAAGACTTAGTGGACATAGCGAAAAATCTCTGTGCGGCGGCGTCTATAGAAGAAATTTTTTCTCAGGTGCAGCAAGTAGTTTTTCGTTATCTTGATAGTATCGATCGCTTGGCATTATTAATTGATGTCAATGGTTGCGGCCAGTTGGAATTAGTAAATGCTGCCACTAGAAACGCTTCCCAACAAAAAAATCTCGCCTCTGATGGTAGTTGGATTAGTCGGAGTATTTGTCAAAAGGTATTTGAAGAAAAAGTCGTCATTCAAACCGCCGATACTCATCAAGATGAACGGTTTGCTAGTGAACAGAGTATTTTGGTCAAAGGCATTCGCAGCGCGATGGCAGTGCCTTTATGGGATGAAAATAAAGTTGTGGGCGTACTGTATGCCGACGCCAATCTTTCTTCTTACCATTGGGCAAATGAAGGTGAAGAAGAACTCAGCTTTTTTTCAGCTTTAGCAAACCTTGTGGCTTCGAGCGTGCAGCGTTGGCTACTGGTAGAGAAACTCAAAACTGAAGAGATGATTCGTCACCGACTAGAACGCTATCATTCTCCCGCAGTTGTACAACAGTTAATCTCTGTAGGCGGATTACCGGGTGGTCGTTTAGCTCCCGCCGAGAGTGAAATCAGTATTTTGTTTGCAGATTTGGTTGGCTTTACGGCAATTTCTGAACGGTTAACACCAACTGCGATCGCTAAATTATTAAATAATTTATTTGAAGAAATGCTCAAAGAAGTTTTTACTTGCGGCGGCACTTTAGATAAGTATATTGGCGATTGTATCATGGCATTTTTTGGCGCTCCCGAACCACAACTAGATCACGCCGATCGCGCTGTTACTGCTGCAAAGGGAATGCTCACTCGTCTCGAACATCTTAATGCCAATGGTTTTTGGCACGAACCCCTGCAATTACGTATTGCGATTAATAGCGGTAAGGCTGTTGTGGGAGATGTCGGTAGTTCCCAAAGGGTAGACTATACGGCATTAGGCGCGACAATTAATCTTGCGGCTCGTATGGAAGCAGTTTGTCCCCCTAGTGAATGCGTGATTAGTGAAGCCACCCATAAAATGCTTTCACAACCCTCAGACTTCCAGGAAATGGGAGATTATCGTTTCAAGGGCATTGATCGATTAGTAAAGGTTTACCAGACAAATTTGCAGCCAGTACCAACAATGATTGGTCATTAG
- a CDS encoding NAD-dependent succinate-semialdehyde dehydrogenase — protein MAIATINPATGETLKTFEALNDAEIAAKLDLANQAFEQYRQTSFSQRSHWLQKAADILEQDKAEFAKLMTLEMGKPFKAAIAEVEKCAVVCRYYAEHAPSFLADVSVKTDASQSFVRYQPMGAILAVMPWNFPFWQVFRFAAPALMAGNVGLLKHASNVPQCALAIEDIIRRAGFPEGAFQTLLIGAAKVADLMADERVKAATLTGSEPAGISLAVAAGKQIKKTVLELGGSDPFIVLESADLETAVVTATTARMLNNGQSCIAAKRFIVAEAIADKFEKLLLEKFETLKVGDPMQPDTDLGPLATPGILQDLNQQVQSAISRGGKVLTGGHPLSDRPGNFYPPTIIIDIPSDTPIAKEEFFGPVALLFRVPDIDAAIKLANDSPFGLGASAWTTNSQESDRLVEEIEAGAVFINSMVKSDPRLPFGGIKRSGYGRELSIQGIHEFVNVKTVWVK, from the coding sequence ATGGCGATCGCCACTATTAATCCCGCCACTGGGGAGACGCTGAAAACCTTTGAGGCGCTCAATGATGCAGAAATTGCCGCTAAACTCGATTTGGCTAATCAGGCTTTTGAACAGTATCGTCAGACTAGTTTCTCTCAACGATCGCACTGGCTGCAAAAAGCTGCTGATATTTTAGAGCAAGACAAAGCAGAATTTGCTAAGTTGATGACTCTGGAAATGGGTAAGCCATTTAAAGCTGCGATCGCGGAAGTCGAAAAATGCGCCGTCGTCTGTCGCTACTATGCCGAACACGCCCCTAGTTTTCTAGCTGATGTCAGTGTAAAAACTGATGCCAGCCAGAGTTTTGTACGTTATCAACCAATGGGTGCAATCCTCGCGGTGATGCCGTGGAATTTCCCCTTTTGGCAAGTTTTTCGTTTTGCCGCACCGGCACTAATGGCGGGGAATGTCGGCTTACTCAAACACGCTTCCAATGTGCCGCAGTGCGCCTTGGCAATTGAAGATATTATCCGACGTGCAGGTTTTCCTGAAGGTGCGTTTCAAACTCTGTTAATCGGCGCTGCTAAAGTTGCCGATTTAATGGCTGATGAACGGGTAAAAGCTGCCACCTTGACAGGAAGCGAACCAGCAGGCATATCCCTCGCCGTCGCCGCCGGCAAACAAATCAAAAAAACAGTTTTGGAATTGGGAGGAAGTGACCCGTTTATTGTGTTAGAAAGTGCTGACTTAGAGACAGCAGTTGTCACAGCTACTACAGCGCGGATGTTGAATAACGGGCAATCATGTATTGCAGCAAAACGTTTTATTGTCGCAGAAGCGATCGCAGACAAATTTGAAAAATTGCTTTTAGAAAAATTTGAGACGCTGAAAGTAGGCGATCCCATGCAACCAGATACCGATTTAGGCCCACTGGCTACACCTGGTATTCTCCAGGATTTAAACCAACAAGTGCAAAGTGCCATCAGCAGGGGTGGTAAAGTCCTCACCGGTGGACATCCTTTATCAGATCGTCCAGGGAACTTTTATCCGCCAACGATTATCATAGATATCCCGTCTGACACACCAATTGCAAAAGAAGAATTTTTTGGCCCAGTAGCTTTGCTATTCCGGGTTCCAGATATCGATGCTGCCATTAAACTTGCTAATGACTCACCCTTTGGCTTAGGTGCGAGTGCTTGGACAACCAATAGCCAAGAGAGCGATCGCTTGGTTGAGGAAATCGAAGCAGGTGCCGTGTTTATCAACAGTATGGTCAAATCCGATCCCCGATTGCCCTTTGGTGGTATTAAGCGTTCTGGATATGGCAGAGAATTGAGTATCCAAGGTATACATGAGTTTGTCAATGTCAAAACCGTGTGGGTTAAATGA
- a CDS encoding phytanoyl-CoA dioxygenase family protein, which yields MYLTEEQLSIYKNKGFLLLSEYFSRTEVEIMKAELSALSTENSPKKILEKDGKTIRSLHGSHSNNDVFNCLTRHPFIVEPAMQIVGNQVYIYQFKVNLKAAFTGDIWKWHQDYIYWRKEDGMQRPQVVNAMCLLDDMNEFNGPLFLIPGSHKEEMIDITADNPRVKNTNTNSSGDNPAWVSSFSANLKYSLSQELVVDLVSKYGITFIKAVAGSVLFFDSNIVHASSNNISPFGRSTVIITYNSIENIPLPVQNPRPDFLVSKDYRPVTPLARNALSQFSRIKL from the coding sequence ATGTATCTAACAGAAGAACAATTATCAATCTACAAAAATAAAGGATTTCTTTTGTTATCAGAATACTTTTCTCGGACTGAAGTCGAAATTATGAAAGCAGAATTATCTGCTTTATCTACAGAGAACTCACCAAAGAAGATTCTTGAGAAAGATGGTAAGACTATACGTTCACTTCACGGTTCACATAGTAACAATGATGTTTTCAATTGCCTAACACGACATCCATTCATTGTTGAGCCTGCTATGCAAATAGTTGGCAATCAAGTATATATATATCAATTCAAAGTAAATCTTAAGGCAGCATTTACTGGTGATATTTGGAAATGGCATCAAGACTATATCTATTGGCGTAAGGAGGATGGAATGCAAAGACCACAAGTAGTCAATGCTATGTGTCTATTAGATGATATGAACGAGTTTAATGGGCCGCTATTTCTTATCCCTGGTTCCCACAAAGAAGAGATGATTGATATTACGGCTGATAATCCTAGAGTGAAAAATACAAATACTAATAGTTCTGGTGATAACCCTGCATGGGTATCAAGTTTTAGTGCTAATTTGAAGTATTCTTTGAGCCAGGAATTAGTTGTTGATTTAGTATCAAAGTATGGAATTACTTTTATAAAAGCTGTAGCTGGCTCCGTATTATTTTTTGATAGCAATATTGTACATGCCTCATCAAATAATATCTCTCCGTTTGGGCGTTCTACTGTGATTATTACTTATAATAGTATTGAAAATATTCCCTTACCAGTTCAAAATCCCCGACCAGATTTTCTTGTGAGTAAAGATTATCGACCAGTCACTCCTCTCGCGCGTAATGCGTTATCGCAGTTTTCTCGCATCAAGCTTTAA